In Neovison vison isolate M4711 chromosome 11, ASM_NN_V1, whole genome shotgun sequence, one genomic interval encodes:
- the NKX6-1 gene encoding homeobox protein Nkx-6.1, whose translation MLAVGAMEGTRQSAFLLSSPPLAALHSMAEMKTPLYPAAYPPLPAGPPSSSSSSSSSSSPSPPLGAHNPGSLKPPTAGGLSSLGSPPQQLSAATPHGINDILSRPSMPVASGAALPSASPSGSSSSSSSSTSASSASAAAAAAAAAAAAASSPAGLLAGLPRFSSLSPPPPPPGLYFSPSAAAVAAVGRYPKPLAELPGRTPIFWPGVMQSPPWRDARLACTPHQGSILLDKDGKRKHTRPTFSGQQIFALEKTFEQTKYLAGPERARLAYSLGMTESQVKVWFQNRRTKWRKKHAAEMATAKKKQDSETERLKGASENEEEDDDYNKPLDPNSDDEKITQLLKKHKSSGGGGGGLLLHASENESSS comes from the exons ATGTTAGCGGTGGGGGCGATGGAGGGCACCCGGCAGAGCGCGTTCCTGCTCAGCAGCCCTCCCCTGGCTGCCCTGCACAGCATGGCCGAAATGAAGACCCCTCTATACCCCGCGGCGTACCCCCCATTGCCCGCCGGccccccctcttcttcctcctcctcgtcctcctcgtcGTCGCCCTCTCCGCCTTTGGGTGCCCACAACCCAGGCAGCCTGAAGCCCCCGACCGCGGGGGGGCTCTCATCCCTGGGCAGCCCCCCACAGCAGCTCTCGGCCGCCACCCCCCACGGCATCAACGACATCCTGAGCCGGCCCTCCATGCCCGTGGCCTCAGGGGCCGCCCTGCCCTCCGCCTCGCCCTcgggttcctcctcctcctcctcctcgtccacCTCCGCTTCCTCCGCTTCGGCAGCTGCAGCGGCGGCTGCAGCCGCTGCAGCCGCCGCCTCATCCCCAGCGGGGCTTCTGGCTGGCCTGCCCCGCTTCAGCAGCCTGagtccgccgccgccgccgcctgggCTCTACTTCAGCCCCAGCGCAGCGGCCGTGGCCGCGGTAGGTCGGTACCCCAAGCCGCTGGCCGAGCTGCCCGGCCGGACGCCCATTTTCTGGCCAGGAGTTATGCAGAGCCCACCCTGGAGGGACGCCCGCCTGGCCTGCACCCCTC ATCAAGGATCCATTTTGCTGGACAAAGACgggaagagaaaacacacaagACCCACGTTTTCTGGCCAGCAGATCTTCGCTCTGGAGAAGACTTTCGAACAAACGAAATACTTGGCGGGGCCCGAGAGGGCTCGCTTGGCTTATTCGCTGGGGATGACGGAGAGTCAGGTCAAG gtctggttccagaaccgCCGGACCAAGTGGAGGAAGAAGCACGCGGCCGAGATGGCCACGGCCAAGAAGAAGCAGGATTCGGAGACCGAGCGGCTCAAGGGCGCCTCGGAGAACGAGGAGGAGGACGACGACTACAACAAGCCTCTGGACCCCAACTCGGACGACGAGAAGATCACGCAGCTGCTGAAGAAGCACAAGtcgagcggcggcggcggcggcggcctccTGCTGCACGCGTCGGAGAACGAGAGCTCGTCCTGA